Sequence from the Terriglobales bacterium genome:
CGGGCCGTTGGCATCTTTGAGCACGCCCAGGACCTCGAGCTCCATGGGCTCCACCTTGGTGCCCTCAAAGACGGTGTAGGCGACGCCGCGCATGCCGGGACGCAGCTGGCTGACCGGCAAGGTGGCGACGTCGAGCTGCGGCGCGCGCTTTTCCGCGGTCCAGCCGGGAAGCGCGCAGCACAAGGTGGCAAGCAGAAGGGCGCGTGAGACTACACGAAGAGCGACAACGTTTTTCATAACACCCCGTCCGCTATCGCCGTACGGGGAGGGGTTTGTACCGAAATAGCGGAGTCGTGCATCCTATAATACAGGAAGACGGCAGAACAGCCATGTACCCGCGGGATCCAATCCGGAAAACTACGCCAGGCCTGCTTCGGGCCTTTGCCCTGGCGCTGATGGCGCTCTCGGGACTGCTCGCCTGGGCGCAGCAGCCTGCGCCGGCGCAGCCCGAGCCGCAGCAACCCCAGGCCCCGGCCGAGGCCGGAGGGCCCCAGGGGGAGGTCGGCCCCATGGCGCTTCCCAAGAAGAAGGATGAGCCGCCGCCGGAGAGGAAGCCGGAGTTCAAGAACCCGGCCGGCATGCCGGAGTATTCGCTGCGGGTGGACGTGCCCCTGGTCCAGGTCCCGGTGCTGGTGACCACCAAGGACGGGCAGTTCATCCCCGGCCTGAAGAAGGAGAACTTCCGCGTCTTCGAGGACGGGGTGCCGCAGCGGGTCACCGTCGTGACCCAATCGGCGGACCTGCCCATCACCGCCGTGCTGCTGGTGGAGTTCGCTTCCACGTACTACCGGTTCAACTACGACGCCCTGAACGCCTCCTACACCTTCGCCAATACCCTCAAGCCGAACGATTGGATCGCCGTCATCTCGTACGACATGCGGCCGCAGATGCTGACCGACTTCACCCAGGACAAGCGCGCGGTGTACTCCGCCCTCGACACCCTGCGCATCCCCGGCCTCAGCGAGATCGACAGCTGGGACGCCCTCTACGACACCCTGGACCGGCTGGAGCGGGTGGAAGGCCACAAGTACATCCTGTGGATCGGCACCGGTCTGGATACCTTCAGCCGCATCACCTATGACAAGGTGCTGAAGAAGGTGAAGGACGCCCGCGACGTCACCATCTTCTGCGTGGGCACCGGCCGCATGGTGCGCGAGTACATCCAGAACCGCTCCCTCACTGGCAGCGTCGGAGCGAGGATCGCGAGCCTGGACTTCCTCCAGGCGGAAAACGCGATGAATACCATCTGCAAGATGACCGGCGGCCGGTTCTACTTCCCCCACTTCGAGGGCGAGCTGAAGGAGATCTTTGCCGACATCGGCCAGTCCGTGCGCAACCAGTACACCGTGGCCTACAAACCCTCCAACACCAAGCAGGACGGCACCTTCCGCAAGCTGAAGGTGGACGTGGTCGCCCCCGACGGCGGGCCCCTCATCGTGCATAACGAGAAGGGCAAGAACGTGAAGTACCAGGTCGTCGCCCGCGACGGCTACAACGCCAAGCATGAGGTGGAATGAAGTACTCAGTGCTCGGTACTCAGTGAAGCGCCGCAGGACGCGGCGCTTTTCTAATGCGCGGCATGCACCAGGTGGTCCAGAACGAAGAGCAGGAAGACCCCCAGGAAGACCACCAGCGCCATCTTCACGCCCGGCTCCTTGTTGACCTCGGGCATCAGGTCGGAGGCCGCCACGTAGATGGTGACCCCCGCCGAGAGCGCCAGTCCGGCGCTGAGGAACTCCGCCAGCAGTGACATGGTGAGCACGCCTGCCACCGTGGCCGCGCCCAGCAGCGCCGACGATCCCAAGGCTATGGCGCGGCTGCGGCCGCTGGCCAGCATCACCGAGGCCACGGTAAAGCCCTCCGGGATCTTGTGCAGGAAAACGGCGAGGAAGACCACCCACCCCAGCCAACTGGATACCAGGAAGCCGGAGGCGATGGCGATGCCGTCGAAGAAGGTGTGGATCATCAGCCCGACCAGGACGGAGAAGCTCTTGTGCGTGTGCACGAACTCGTCCTTGTGCGTTTCCTCGCCAAAGTGGAAGTGGGGAGTGACCGTGTGCTCGAAGAAGTGCACGATGAGATATCCGGCCAGGATGATGAGCGGCGCCTTCGGCCCGCCCAAGTGCAGGCTCTCCGGCACCATCTCCATGAGCGAAGTCGCCAGCATGAAGCCGGCGCCCAGGGCGACGAAATATTTCAGGTAGCGCCGCTCCCAGTCCCTCTGCACGATGAGGGCGCCGCCGAAGACGTCGGCCGCCGCCGCCGTCAGCCCCAGCAGCACGCTCAGAACGATGGGATTGGTCAGCATCTAGCTGAGTGCAGAGTACAGAGTGCAGAGTACAGAGTCCAGAGTGCAGAGAACAGAGTGCAGAGTACAGAGTCCAGAGAAGAACGTGGTGTCATCCCGAGGCGCTTCAGCGCCGAGGGACCTGCTGTTTGCAAGCGAAAACAGGTCCCTCACGGCTGAAGCCGTTCGGGATGACACTTGGAGAGGCTATCCGCTGTGCCGGATGTGCACCACGTCGCCGTCCTTGACGACGTAGTCTTTCCCCTCCAGCCGCAGGGTGCCTTTCGCGCGGGCATTGGCCTCGGAGCCTGCCTCTAGCAGGGCGTCCCAGTGGATGGTCTCGGCGCGGATGAAGTGCTTCTCCAGGTCGGAGTGGATGGCGCCGGCGGCGTGCACCGCCTTGATGCCCCGCTCCACCGTCCAGGCCCGGCACTCGTCTTCGCCCACGGTGAAGAAGGAGATGAGTCCCAGCAATTCGTAGGTCTTGTGGATCAGGCGCGTGAGCCCGCTCTCTTTCAGGCTGTAGGAGGCGAGGAATTCGACGGCCTCGGCGTCGTCCATCTCGGCCAGCTCGGCCTCCACCTTGCCGCAGACGGCGGTGGCCCCCGTGGCGGGACGCGCGGCGGCCGCGCTCACCTTGTATTTTTCGACCGCGCCCGCCAGATCGCTGCCCAGGTCGGCGCTCTCGCTGATGTTCAGCACGTACAGCATCGGCTTCTGGCTCAGGAACATGAAGCCGCGCAGACGCTTGCGGTCCTCGAGCGCGAGCTCCAGCTCGCGCAGCGGCTTCTCCGCTTCCAGTTGCGCCTTGCACTTGAGCAGCAGCTCGTGCTCCTTCTCCAGCTCCGGCCCGCGCATCTTCTTCAGGTCTTTTTCCACCCGCTCCAGGCGCTTTTCGACCTGCCCGAGGTCATTGATCATCAGGTCGAAGTCCACGTTCTTAATGTCGCGCAGCGGATCGATGGGCCCCACGTGCGGGATGGCGGGATCGTCGAAGGCGCGCACCACGTGGGCCAGGGCGTCCACGTTGCGCAGGGCGGTGGCGTAGGCGGTGTCCTTGAGCGCTTCCTGGCTCATGGCGGCGACGTCAGCGTATTCCACC
This genomic interval carries:
- the ychF gene encoding redox-regulated ATPase YchF, encoding MKTGIIGLPQVGKTSLFTILTKVQVDAAHHNPREAHIGVAKVPDDRLDRLAALYNPRKLIHASVEYADVAAMSQEALKDTAYATALRNVDALAHVVRAFDDPAIPHVGPIDPLRDIKNVDFDLMINDLGQVEKRLERVEKDLKKMRGPELEKEHELLLKCKAQLEAEKPLRELELALEDRKRLRGFMFLSQKPMLYVLNISESADLGSDLAGAVEKYKVSAAAARPATGATAVCGKVEAELAEMDDAEAVEFLASYSLKESGLTRLIHKTYELLGLISFFTVGEDECRAWTVERGIKAVHAAGAIHSDLEKHFIRAETIHWDALLEAGSEANARAKGTLRLEGKDYVVKDGDVVHIRHSG
- a CDS encoding VWA domain-containing protein, which codes for MALSGLLAWAQQPAPAQPEPQQPQAPAEAGGPQGEVGPMALPKKKDEPPPERKPEFKNPAGMPEYSLRVDVPLVQVPVLVTTKDGQFIPGLKKENFRVFEDGVPQRVTVVTQSADLPITAVLLVEFASTYYRFNYDALNASYTFANTLKPNDWIAVISYDMRPQMLTDFTQDKRAVYSALDTLRIPGLSEIDSWDALYDTLDRLERVEGHKYILWIGTGLDTFSRITYDKVLKKVKDARDVTIFCVGTGRMVREYIQNRSLTGSVGARIASLDFLQAENAMNTICKMTGGRFYFPHFEGELKEIFADIGQSVRNQYTVAYKPSNTKQDGTFRKLKVDVVAPDGGPLIVHNEKGKNVKYQVVARDGYNAKHEVE
- a CDS encoding ZIP family metal transporter — translated: MLTNPIVLSVLLGLTAAAADVFGGALIVQRDWERRYLKYFVALGAGFMLATSLMEMVPESLHLGGPKAPLIILAGYLIVHFFEHTVTPHFHFGEETHKDEFVHTHKSFSVLVGLMIHTFFDGIAIASGFLVSSWLGWVVFLAVFLHKIPEGFTVASVMLASGRSRAIALGSSALLGAATVAGVLTMSLLAEFLSAGLALSAGVTIYVAASDLMPEVNKEPGVKMALVVFLGVFLLFVLDHLVHAAH